CGGTGCCCGCCTCCAGAAAGCCTATGTGGCGGTGGCCACGGGATTCTCCAATTACTCCCAGGTCATCCCTGCCCAGGCCCTGAGCTGACGACCTCCATCGCCGTCATTGGTGCCGGCATTGTCGGCACCGCCACCTCCTGGCATCTCAGCCGCCTTGGACATGCAGTGGTGCTGGTGGACCCTTGCCTGGCATCAGCAGTTCCAGAGGCATCGAGTCAACGCCGTTTGAACGGGAGCACAGCGTCCCTCGGCGTTCTCATGGGCCATGCCTTTCGCCGTTCCAGCGGCCGAGGTTGGCGTTTACGCCAGCAGAGCATGGCCCTCTGGGCTGCTTGGGTCTCACAGCTTGACCATCCAACTTCACCGCTCAGCCTGCAGACCCCTCTGGTGCAGCTCGCTGCAAGCGACGAAGAAGCAGAGCGCATGCGACAGCTCGCGCAAGCCAGGCAGGGAAGAGGACTGCAGTTTCTCGAAGAGCCAGCATTGCCTCCAGCGCCAACACCATGGCCGCGACCTGGCCATGGCGCTTTGCTCTCTGATCAGGATGGACGGGTGGACCCTCTGGCGCTGTTGCGCGCCCTGCGACGGGCTTTCGCCGCGCAAGGCGGAGAAATGCAGGCGACCACGGCTCAGTGTCTGGAGCGCTCCGGTGCCGGGGGCCAAGGTCGCTGGCGCGTGATCACGGCCAATGGGGATCTGCTGCACGTTGATGCCGTGGTGATCTGTTCGGCCCTGGGTAGTTCGCAATTAATCGAACCCTTGGGACACCACCGACCCATGGAGGCCGTGCTGGGGCAAGTGCTGGAGCTGAAACGACAGGACCCTCAACCCAGCTGGGAGAACTGGCCAGCCGTACTCACCTGTGGCGGCATCAATCTGATCCCCCACGGCGATCGACAGCTGTGGCTGGGAGCCACCGTTGAGCCGGGCACGGTGGGTGATGCCTCGCTCGTGTCCGCGATGAAAACGCTGAACAACCTGGCGCCCGCGTGGTTGAAGGATGCTGAATGCATCGGCCAGTGGCAAGGATTGCGCGCCCGCCCGCAGGACCAGCCGGCACCGCTGCTGGAGCATTTGGAACCGGGCTTAATTCTGGCCTCTGGCCACTACCGCAATGGCGTGCTGCTGGCTCCAGCCAGCGCCGAATGGGTGGGCCAACAAATTGATTCATCAATCCTTACCGGCTCTTAATTCGACGCTGAAAGGGTGTGCATAAGGTCCGGGCGGAGCTCGACCTCCTGACAAGCCGTTTTCGCCATCGAAATCATGCGTCGTTCTTTTCAAGCCCGAGCGCTCACTGCCATCGCGGGACTCACCGCTGGTGTCAGCCTCGTCGCCTGCTCTTCAGGCGGAGGCGGTGGCGGAGACCAACTCAAGGGCAGCCTATCTGGGGCTGGCGCCTCGTTCCCAGCGGCCATCTACACCCGTTGGTTCCAGGAACTGGCTCCCCAGGGCATCAAGGTGAACTACCAGTCGGTTGGGTCCGGCGCCGGTGTGCGTCAGTTCCAAGCCGGCACGGTGGACTTCGGAGCCTCTGACGCGCCGATGAAGCCAGACGACATCGCCAAGGTGACCCGCGGCGTGCTGCAGATCCCAATGACCGCAGGCGCCATTGCCGTGGGCTACAACTTCCCAGGCTGCGAACTGAAGCTCACCCAGGAGCAACTGGCCGGCATTTTCCTGGGCAAGATCAAGAACTACAGCGAAGTGGGCTGTGATGACAAGGCCATCACCGTGGTCCGTCGTTCCGATGGCTCCGGCACCACTTACAACTTCACCAAGCACCTCTCAGCCATCAGCGATGCCTGGAAGAACGGTCCC
The sequence above is a segment of the Synechococcus sp. PROS-7-1 genome. Coding sequences within it:
- a CDS encoding FAD-binding oxidoreductase, whose product is MGAGIVGTATSWHLSRLGHAVVLVDPCLASAVPEASSQRRLNGSTASLGVLMGHAFRRSSGRGWRLRQQSMALWAAWVSQLDHPTSPLSLQTPLVQLAASDEEAERMRQLAQARQGRGLQFLEEPALPPAPTPWPRPGHGALLSDQDGRVDPLALLRALRRAFAAQGGEMQATTAQCLERSGAGGQGRWRVITANGDLLHVDAVVICSALGSSQLIEPLGHHRPMEAVLGQVLELKRQDPQPSWENWPAVLTCGGINLIPHGDRQLWLGATVEPGTVGDASLVSAMKTLNNLAPAWLKDAECIGQWQGLRARPQDQPAPLLEHLEPGLILASGHYRNGVLLAPASAEWVGQQIDSSILTGS
- the pstS gene encoding phosphate ABC transporter substrate-binding protein PstS; amino-acid sequence: MRRSFQARALTAIAGLTAGVSLVACSSGGGGGGDQLKGSLSGAGASFPAAIYTRWFQELAPQGIKVNYQSVGSGAGVRQFQAGTVDFGASDAPMKPDDIAKVTRGVLQIPMTAGAIAVGYNFPGCELKLTQEQLAGIFLGKIKNYSEVGCDDKAITVVRRSDGSGTTYNFTKHLSAISDAWKNGPGTGKSVAWPTGVGAKGNEGVAAQLNQIDGGLGYVEVAYVKGKLQSAALANASGEQVKPTNESESTALASIDLGPDLIGGNPNPPKGYPIVTFTWILAYKEGNADKTDLLKKTFEFMLSEKSQSQAPELGYVSLPAEVVEKSKAAVAQISE